The following are encoded in a window of Salinigranum halophilum genomic DNA:
- a CDS encoding 30S ribosomal protein S27e, which produces MAGSYYRVKCTDCENEQVVFGKASTVVNCAVCGTTLATPTGGKAQIDHEIVETVEAR; this is translated from the coding sequence ATGGCAGGTTCGTACTACCGCGTCAAGTGTACCGACTGTGAGAACGAACAGGTCGTCTTCGGCAAGGCCTCGACGGTCGTCAACTGCGCCGTCTGTGGCACGACGCTGGCGACGCCGACGGGCGGCAAAGCACAGATCGACCACGAGATCGTCGAGACCGTCGAGGCTCGTTGA
- a CDS encoding HAH_0734 family protein, whose protein sequence is MKKLIVRGDPGIRRDAIIEWDGEEQVCFAIDRQGDFHGPDEVQLWCTIGTEDERETFDKREYVPHFLEVDSVDAEALTVVQKRGV, encoded by the coding sequence ATGAAGAAGCTCATCGTCCGCGGCGACCCTGGAATCCGGCGCGACGCCATCATCGAGTGGGACGGCGAGGAGCAGGTCTGTTTCGCCATCGACCGGCAGGGAGACTTCCACGGCCCCGACGAGGTCCAGTTGTGGTGCACCATCGGCACCGAGGACGAGCGCGAGACGTTCGACAAGCGCGAGTACGTCCCCCACTTCCTCGAGGTCGACTCCGTCGACGCCGAGGCGCTGACCGTCGTCCAGAAGCGCGGCGTCTGA
- a CDS encoding translation initiation factor IF-2 subunit alpha, whose product MKYSGWPDKGELVVGKVDDIADFGVFVDLEEYEDKRGLAHISEVASGWIKNVRDHVREGQTVVAKVLDVNESSQQIDLSIKDVNEHQRKEKIQEWKNEQKADKWMSLAFGEDVSDEQYSAVANAVLTEFESLYEGFEQAAIHGAAALEDVDLDEDEVEAFVETARENVSVPYVNVTGYVDLRCPTGDGVEHIREALKAAGGNGDVPEGVELEVTYVGSPEYRIKVRAPDYKTAESELETAADRARSAIETHGGTAQYHRERHEDDE is encoded by the coding sequence ATGAAGTACAGTGGCTGGCCCGACAAAGGCGAACTCGTGGTCGGCAAGGTCGACGACATCGCCGATTTCGGCGTCTTCGTCGATCTCGAAGAGTACGAGGACAAACGCGGCCTGGCGCACATCTCCGAGGTCGCCTCGGGCTGGATCAAGAACGTCCGCGACCACGTCCGCGAGGGACAGACCGTCGTCGCGAAGGTGCTCGACGTCAACGAGTCCTCCCAGCAGATCGACCTCTCCATCAAGGACGTCAACGAGCACCAGCGCAAGGAGAAAATCCAGGAGTGGAAGAACGAACAGAAGGCCGACAAGTGGATGTCGCTGGCCTTCGGCGAGGACGTCTCCGACGAGCAGTATTCGGCGGTGGCGAACGCCGTCCTCACCGAGTTCGAGAGCCTCTACGAGGGGTTCGAGCAGGCGGCGATCCACGGTGCCGCCGCGCTGGAAGACGTCGACCTCGACGAGGACGAGGTCGAGGCCTTCGTCGAGACCGCCCGCGAGAACGTCTCCGTCCCGTACGTGAACGTGACGGGCTACGTCGACCTGCGCTGTCCGACCGGCGACGGCGTCGAACACATCCGGGAGGCGCTCAAGGCCGCCGGCGGCAACGGCGACGTCCCCGAGGGCGTCGAACTCGAAGTCACGTACGTCGGCTCCCCCGAGTACCGCATCAAGGTACGCGCGCCGGACTACAAGACGGCCGAGTCCGAACTCGAGACCGCCGCCGACCGAGCGCGGTCGGCAATCGAGACGCACGGTGGCACCGCGCAGTACCACCGTGAGCGGCACGAAGACGACGAGTAA
- a CDS encoding 50S ribosomal protein L44e, which yields MQMPRRFNTYCPHCNAHHEHEVEKVRTGRQTGMKWDARRTRAGRSTIGNAGKFSKVPGGDKPTKKTHLKYRCSDCGKAHMREGWRAGRLEFQE from the coding sequence ATGCAGATGCCTCGCCGATTCAATACGTACTGTCCGCACTGCAACGCGCACCACGAACACGAGGTCGAAAAGGTCCGCACCGGCCGCCAGACCGGCATGAAGTGGGACGCGCGCCGAACGCGTGCCGGCCGTTCCACCATCGGGAACGCCGGGAAGTTCTCGAAGGTGCCCGGTGGCGACAAGCCGACGAAGAAGACCCACCTGAAGTACCGCTGCTCGGACTGCGGCAAGGCCCACATGCGCGAGGGCTGGCGCGCCGGCCGACTGGAGTTCCAGGAGTAA
- a CDS encoding RNA-protein complex protein Nop10, protein MKSDIRVCAAWRDEHDRPVYALADTCPRCGAETENSAPAPFDPTDTYGEYRRRLKRKRRAEADAGDGD, encoded by the coding sequence ATGAAGTCCGACATTCGGGTCTGTGCGGCCTGGCGCGACGAGCACGACCGGCCAGTGTACGCGCTCGCCGATACGTGTCCCCGCTGTGGCGCGGAGACCGAGAACAGCGCCCCTGCCCCGTTCGACCCCACCGACACCTACGGCGAGTACCGACGGCGACTGAAACGAAAGCGCCGAGCCGAAGCGGACGCGGGCGACGGCGACTGA